One window of Mesorhizobium sp. WSM4904 genomic DNA carries:
- a CDS encoding RbsD/FucU family protein — protein MLKGINPLLNADVLQALRAMGHGDDLIIADSNFPSDSVAKQTVLGKLLRIDAPAAEVVKAVLSLYPLDSFVNDAAARMEIVGKPNEIPPVQKEVQKEIDAAEGKSWPMISIERYAFYERAKKSYCVIQTGERRFYGCFAFRKGVIPPEAE, from the coding sequence ATGCTCAAAGGGATCAATCCGCTGCTCAATGCCGATGTGCTCCAGGCGCTGCGGGCTATGGGGCACGGCGACGACCTGATCATCGCCGACTCCAATTTTCCATCCGACTCCGTCGCGAAGCAGACCGTGCTCGGCAAGCTGCTGCGCATCGATGCGCCGGCGGCCGAGGTGGTGAAGGCGGTGCTGTCGCTCTACCCGCTGGACAGCTTCGTCAACGATGCGGCCGCCCGCATGGAAATCGTCGGCAAGCCGAACGAAATCCCGCCGGTACAGAAGGAGGTGCAGAAGGAGATCGACGCGGCCGAAGGCAAGTCCTGGCCGATGATCTCGATCGAGCGTTACGCCTTCTACGAGCGCGCCAAGAAGTCCTATTGCGTCATCCAGACCGGCGAGCGCCGCTTCTACGGCTGTTTCGCCTTCCGCAAGGGCGTCATTCCGCCGGAAGCGGAGTAG
- the hupB gene encoding DNA-binding protein HupB, translated as MNKNELVSAVADSASISKADAQSAVDAVFSVITGELKKGGDVRLVGFGNFTVSKRAASTGRNPQTGAEVKIPARTVPKFSAGKGLKDAVN; from the coding sequence ATGAACAAGAACGAACTGGTGTCCGCTGTCGCCGACTCCGCAAGCATTTCGAAGGCTGATGCGCAGTCTGCCGTCGATGCGGTGTTCTCCGTGATCACTGGCGAACTGAAGAAGGGCGGCGATGTCCGGCTTGTCGGCTTCGGAAATTTCACCGTGTCAAAACGCGCTGCTTCGACCGGCCGCAACCCGCAGACCGGCGCGGAAGTGAAGATTCCGGCGCGCACCGTGCCGAAGTTCTCGGCTGGCAAGGGCCTCAAGGACGCGGTCAACTAA
- a CDS encoding creatininase family protein yields MRYELMLPHQIRKAIEENWPVVLPLGVLEYHGEHMAVGMDTLAVIKTLELVEKERDIVILPPFYYGAASYAVEPPEGSGSVQVGGPVLAPFAEELFYGLLRIGFRNIHAIIHHQTENFVAGMPTDLAFKTAGRQAIFRFLEKERGEGWWGSDKMADYYAGHAQGENVFNWVQVHPLMPAAAMNGKYPFDHAGIGETSLMLALCPEAVDAGHFADNKGWYTKGAPEASAELGQKGVAMILDHLRAILRA; encoded by the coding sequence ATGCGCTACGAACTGATGCTGCCGCACCAGATCCGCAAGGCGATCGAAGAAAACTGGCCGGTCGTGCTGCCGCTCGGCGTGCTCGAATACCATGGCGAGCACATGGCGGTCGGCATGGACACGCTCGCCGTCATCAAGACGCTCGAACTCGTCGAGAAGGAGAGGGACATCGTCATCCTGCCGCCCTTCTACTATGGCGCGGCGAGCTATGCCGTGGAGCCGCCGGAAGGCAGCGGCTCGGTGCAGGTCGGCGGTCCGGTGCTGGCTCCCTTTGCGGAAGAGCTGTTCTACGGCCTGCTGCGCATCGGCTTCCGTAACATCCACGCCATCATCCATCACCAGACCGAGAATTTTGTCGCCGGCATGCCGACCGATCTCGCCTTCAAGACCGCTGGCCGGCAGGCGATTTTCCGTTTCCTGGAAAAGGAGCGCGGCGAGGGCTGGTGGGGCTCCGACAAGATGGCCGACTATTATGCCGGCCACGCCCAGGGCGAGAATGTCTTCAACTGGGTGCAGGTGCATCCGCTGATGCCGGCCGCCGCCATGAACGGCAAATACCCGTTCGACCATGCCGGCATCGGCGAGACGTCGCTGATGCTGGCGCTATGCCCCGAGGCGGTGGATGCCGGCCATTTCGCGGACAACAAGGGCTGGTACACGAAGGGCGCGCCGGAGGCTTCGGCCGAGCTGGGGCAAAAGGGCGTCGCGATGATCCTCGATCACCTACGGGCGATCCTGCGAGCCTAG
- the hxlB gene encoding 6-phospho-3-hexuloisomerase yields MTQAGPDMFATALDELAAVVRRIDDDRVDAACAMLADAGKIVVYGCGREALQVKGFAMRLYHLGLPVSVVGDMTTPPLGEGDIFLASSGPGETTTVLTLMRVARDAGAKVLLLTAEPAGSAAKLADFTLLVPAQTMASDHGAARTSVLPMGSLFEGALFLLFEVMVLKLKALTGATPEAMRARHTNLE; encoded by the coding sequence ATGACGCAAGCCGGACCGGACATGTTTGCAACCGCGCTGGACGAGCTTGCCGCCGTGGTGCGGCGTATCGATGACGACCGGGTCGACGCCGCCTGCGCAATGCTGGCCGATGCCGGCAAGATCGTCGTCTATGGCTGCGGCCGGGAGGCACTTCAGGTCAAAGGCTTCGCCATGCGGCTCTATCATCTAGGCCTGCCGGTTTCGGTTGTCGGCGATATGACCACGCCGCCGCTGGGCGAAGGCGACATCTTCCTCGCGAGCTCCGGACCGGGCGAAACCACCACCGTGCTCACCTTGATGCGTGTCGCCCGCGACGCCGGCGCCAAGGTGCTGCTGCTTACCGCCGAACCGGCGGGCAGCGCTGCGAAGCTTGCCGACTTCACGCTGCTCGTTCCGGCCCAGACCATGGCCAGCGACCACGGCGCCGCCAGAACTTCGGTGCTGCCGATGGGCTCGCTGTTCGAGGGCGCGCTTTTCCTGCTGTTCGAAGTGATGGTGCTGAAGCTCAAGGCGCTCACCGGCGCGACCCCGGAAGCGATGCGCGCCCGGCACACCAACTTGGAGTAG
- a CDS encoding FAD-binding oxidoreductase — translation MPTFPFSEANPIQYPGPPPKSSDVVIIGGGVIGVTTALFLARRNISVTLVEKGRIAAEQSSRNWGWIRKQGRDADELPIVIEASRHWRQLAEECGEDIGLKQTGVTYLASSEDKMAGFEAFMKIAAVHKIDTRLLNAQETAGLIKGMSRSFKGAMTTPSDMRAEPWMAVPALARLAARKGVKIVENCAARTLEISAGRVSGVWTEAGHIETSSVLLAGGAWSSLFLRRHGVSIPQLSVRSTAAATEPLPEIHAGAAAGEHIAFRRRQDGGYTLAPGGSHLLYLGPDAFRHATKYLPALIANPFGSRYSPAAPAGYPDGWSTRRQWAPDSQSPFERMRVLNPAPERSGLRSIERNFRRLFPQLGPVRLKASWAGMIDAMPDVVPIVDRVQAIVGLVVATGMSGHGFGIGPGIGRVVSDMIQGNEIGHDLTRFRLSRFYDGSAIRPGPAL, via the coding sequence TTGCCTACTTTCCCGTTCTCCGAAGCGAACCCCATTCAATATCCCGGTCCCCCGCCGAAAAGTTCGGACGTCGTGATCATCGGCGGCGGCGTCATCGGTGTGACGACGGCGCTTTTTCTTGCGCGGCGCAACATCTCGGTGACGCTGGTGGAAAAGGGCCGGATTGCGGCCGAGCAGTCCTCCCGCAATTGGGGATGGATCCGCAAGCAGGGACGCGATGCGGACGAGCTGCCGATCGTGATCGAGGCCTCCCGTCACTGGCGGCAGTTGGCTGAGGAATGCGGCGAAGACATCGGCTTGAAGCAGACAGGCGTGACCTACCTGGCAAGCTCGGAAGACAAAATGGCCGGCTTCGAAGCATTCATGAAGATCGCCGCCGTCCACAAGATCGACACTCGCCTTCTGAACGCGCAGGAAACCGCTGGCCTCATCAAAGGCATGTCACGCAGTTTCAAGGGCGCGATGACGACACCTTCCGACATGCGGGCGGAGCCCTGGATGGCCGTGCCCGCTCTCGCTCGGCTTGCGGCCCGCAAAGGCGTCAAGATCGTGGAGAATTGCGCGGCGCGAACCCTGGAAATCTCGGCCGGCAGGGTCAGCGGTGTCTGGACCGAGGCGGGTCACATCGAGACGTCCAGCGTTCTGCTCGCTGGCGGTGCGTGGTCTTCCCTGTTCCTGAGAAGACATGGCGTTTCCATTCCCCAGCTCAGCGTCAGGTCGACCGCCGCGGCAACGGAGCCGCTGCCAGAAATCCACGCAGGCGCCGCGGCAGGAGAGCATATCGCTTTCAGACGCCGACAGGATGGCGGATACACGCTCGCTCCGGGAGGCAGCCATTTGCTCTACCTGGGGCCCGACGCATTCCGGCATGCGACGAAATACCTTCCCGCCCTGATCGCCAATCCTTTCGGCTCACGCTATTCGCCGGCCGCGCCGGCGGGTTACCCGGACGGCTGGTCGACGCGACGTCAATGGGCGCCGGATTCCCAAAGTCCCTTCGAAAGAATGCGGGTGCTCAATCCCGCTCCCGAACGTTCCGGTCTGCGTTCGATCGAACGCAATTTCAGGCGCCTGTTCCCGCAGCTCGGGCCGGTCCGCCTAAAGGCGAGCTGGGCAGGCATGATCGACGCGATGCCGGACGTCGTCCCCATAGTGGATCGCGTGCAGGCGATCGTCGGCCTCGTCGTCGCAACGGGTATGAGCGGTCACGGCTTCGGTATCGGGCCGGGAATCGGTCGGGTCGTCTCCGACATGATCCAAGGAAACGAGATTGGGCACGACCTCACCCGCTTCCGCCTGTCGCGCTTTTACGACGGCAGCGCCATTCGGCCAGGCCCTGCTCTCTAG
- a CDS encoding putative RiPP precursor — MKKPYEKPTLVRREKLTARTAQIVASGVILGE, encoded by the coding sequence ATGAAAAAGCCCTATGAAAAGCCCACGCTTGTACGGCGCGAGAAGCTCACCGCGCGCACCGCCCAGATCGTCGCCTCCGGCGTGATATTGGGCGAGTGA
- the rbsK gene encoding ribokinase has product MAAGKPVVMKPVVILGVFVADTAYRADRQPRMGETILGNSFKLGPGGKGSNQAVAAGKLGADVTFLTRLGVDAFADMAKQTWKAAGVKSAVIDTPDSYTGAAYIFVEEGSGNNAIIVSPGAAMLISPADIEAHADLIRSAGVFVTQLEQPIDAALKALEIARGVGVTTILNPAPAASLPDRIYALCDYVTPNESEAEGLTGITVASVDDARRAADSLLAKGVGAVIVTLGEKGALLHTKDRSDHVGAVNAGPVVETTGAGDAFNGGLAAALATGVEPLEAVRFACAVAGISVTRPGTAPSMPTLQEVEALLARA; this is encoded by the coding sequence ATGGCCGCCGGCAAGCCAGTCGTCATGAAGCCTGTTGTGATCTTGGGCGTCTTCGTCGCCGATACCGCCTATCGCGCCGACCGCCAGCCACGCATGGGCGAGACGATCCTCGGCAACTCGTTCAAGCTCGGACCGGGCGGCAAGGGCTCGAACCAGGCGGTCGCCGCCGGCAAGCTGGGTGCCGACGTCACGTTCTTGACGAGGCTCGGCGTCGATGCCTTCGCCGACATGGCCAAGCAGACCTGGAAGGCGGCGGGCGTGAAGAGCGCCGTGATCGACACGCCGGACAGCTATACGGGCGCCGCCTACATCTTCGTCGAAGAAGGCAGCGGCAACAACGCCATCATCGTCAGCCCGGGTGCTGCGATGCTGATCTCGCCCGCCGACATCGAAGCTCACGCCGATCTGATCCGCTCGGCCGGCGTCTTCGTCACCCAGCTCGAGCAGCCGATCGACGCGGCGCTGAAGGCGCTCGAGATCGCACGCGGGGTAGGGGTGACGACCATCCTCAACCCGGCGCCGGCAGCCAGCCTGCCGGACCGCATCTACGCGCTCTGCGACTATGTCACGCCGAACGAATCCGAGGCCGAAGGGCTGACCGGCATCACCGTCGCTTCGGTCGATGATGCCCGCCGCGCCGCCGACAGTCTGCTGGCGAAAGGCGTCGGCGCCGTCATCGTGACGCTCGGGGAGAAGGGCGCGCTGCTCCACACCAAGGACCGTTCCGACCATGTCGGCGCCGTCAACGCCGGCCCGGTGGTCGAGACCACGGGCGCGGGCGACGCCTTCAATGGCGGCTTGGCGGCGGCGCTTGCCACGGGCGTCGAGCCCTTGGAGGCGGTACGCTTCGCCTGCGCTGTCGCCGGCATTTCGGTGACCCGTCCGGGCACGGCTCCGTCCATGCCGACGCTGCAGGAGGTCGAGGCGCTGCTGGCGAGGGCTTGA
- a CDS encoding sugar ABC transporter permease, with translation MAEQTSTANAWPANSTATDLIPPGRKRLGWALMVAATLALLATIVMQILYKTEVDTVGFYTWRPVVYAYVLWGVALGAWQVLTRGEDGQRALFLLPALLFTIAMVIFPTLFGFYIALTDWNLSSFSGRRFNGLDNLWQMLGDPYYRNALFNMVLYVLAVLVEYVIAFGLALLLNAQIRARKFFRVVFLLPLMLSPVAVSWMVGKSLMEYRFGPASTLARHLGWNNPAFFSDPIIARISIMVLDAWTFIPFMMIMLLAGLQAMSREVIEAARVDGANAWQTFWQVTFPLMLPVSLTAVILRIIFKLKLADIIITVTSGGPGGATDSVSSFIYREYRDRSNVGYGTMLAMVYLIIIVVFVTWLLKIAGRFVRNVN, from the coding sequence GTGGCTGAGCAGACTTCGACCGCGAATGCGTGGCCGGCAAATTCCACGGCGACCGATCTCATTCCGCCCGGCCGCAAGCGCCTCGGCTGGGCCCTGATGGTTGCTGCGACGCTCGCGCTGCTGGCGACGATCGTGATGCAGATCCTCTACAAGACCGAAGTCGACACGGTCGGCTTCTATACCTGGCGTCCCGTGGTCTACGCCTATGTGCTGTGGGGTGTCGCGCTCGGCGCCTGGCAGGTGCTGACGCGCGGCGAGGACGGCCAACGCGCGCTGTTCCTGCTGCCGGCGCTGCTCTTCACCATAGCCATGGTGATCTTCCCGACGCTGTTTGGCTTCTACATCGCGCTGACCGACTGGAACCTCAGCTCGTTTTCCGGCCGCAGGTTCAACGGGCTCGACAATCTCTGGCAGATGCTGGGCGATCCCTATTATCGCAACGCGCTGTTCAACATGGTGCTCTACGTGCTGGCGGTGCTGGTCGAATATGTCATCGCCTTCGGACTGGCGCTGCTGCTCAACGCGCAGATCCGCGCCAGAAAATTCTTCCGCGTGGTCTTTCTGCTGCCACTGATGCTGTCGCCGGTCGCCGTCTCCTGGATGGTCGGCAAATCGCTGATGGAATACCGGTTCGGACCGGCATCGACGCTGGCGCGCCATCTCGGCTGGAACAATCCGGCCTTCTTCTCCGACCCCATCATAGCGCGCATCTCGATCATGGTGCTCGACGCCTGGACCTTCATCCCGTTCATGATGATCATGCTGCTCGCCGGCCTGCAGGCCATGTCGCGCGAGGTGATCGAGGCGGCGCGCGTCGACGGCGCGAACGCATGGCAGACCTTCTGGCAGGTCACCTTTCCGCTGATGCTGCCGGTGTCGCTGACGGCGGTGATCCTGCGCATCATCTTCAAGCTCAAGCTTGCCGATATCATCATCACGGTAACGTCCGGCGGCCCCGGCGGCGCCACGGATTCGGTTTCGAGCTTCATCTACCGCGAGTATCGCGACCGCTCGAATGTCGGCTACGGCACCATGCTCGCCATGGTCTACCTGATCATCATCGTCGTGTTCGTCACCTGGCTGCTGAAGATCGCCGGCCGTTTCGTGCGCAACGTCAACTGA
- the ugpC gene encoding sn-glycerol-3-phosphate ABC transporter ATP-binding protein UgpC, producing the protein MAQVAINNVAKAFGTVKVLHEVSVDIADGQFVVLVGPSGCGKSTLLRMVAGLETVSGGTISIGDRVVNHLAPAKRDIAMVFQNYALYPHKTVEQNMAFALKLRGTDPAVVAERVKRAADILDLNPYLKRYPRQLSGGQRQRVAMGRAIVRNPQVFLFDEPLSNLDAKLRVQMRTEIKELHQRLKTTTIYVTHDQIEAMTMADKIVVMRDGRIEQVGAPLELFDRPANLFVAGFIGSPAMNLLKGTVKKGEKPVVDIAGSAFPMPAGVATEDGQAVVYGVRPEHLEIHPDGVASTISVVEPTGSETLVFVRFGEGEMVALFRERHDFKPGDTLKLRPRLDHVHLFDAGTGKRL; encoded by the coding sequence ATGGCTCAAGTCGCAATTAACAATGTGGCCAAGGCATTCGGAACCGTCAAGGTTCTGCATGAGGTTAGCGTCGATATCGCCGACGGCCAGTTCGTCGTGCTGGTTGGCCCTTCGGGATGCGGCAAGTCCACGCTGCTCAGGATGGTGGCGGGACTGGAAACGGTCTCCGGCGGAACGATCTCGATTGGCGACCGTGTCGTCAACCACCTGGCGCCTGCCAAGCGCGACATCGCCATGGTATTCCAGAACTACGCGCTCTATCCGCACAAGACGGTGGAGCAGAACATGGCTTTCGCATTGAAGCTGCGCGGCACCGATCCGGCCGTCGTTGCGGAGCGAGTGAAGCGCGCAGCCGATATCCTCGACCTCAATCCCTATCTCAAGCGCTATCCGCGCCAGCTTTCCGGCGGCCAGCGCCAGCGCGTCGCCATGGGCCGCGCCATCGTGCGCAATCCGCAGGTGTTCCTGTTCGACGAGCCGCTCAGCAATCTCGACGCCAAGCTGCGCGTGCAGATGCGCACCGAGATCAAGGAACTGCACCAGCGGCTGAAAACCACCACCATCTATGTCACCCACGACCAGATCGAGGCCATGACCATGGCCGACAAGATCGTGGTGATGCGCGACGGCCGCATCGAGCAGGTGGGCGCGCCGCTGGAACTGTTCGACCGGCCGGCCAATTTGTTCGTCGCCGGCTTCATCGGCTCGCCGGCGATGAACCTGCTCAAGGGCACGGTGAAGAAGGGTGAGAAGCCAGTCGTCGACATAGCGGGCTCGGCCTTTCCGATGCCCGCCGGTGTCGCGACCGAGGACGGACAGGCCGTCGTCTACGGCGTGCGCCCGGAGCATCTGGAAATCCATCCCGACGGCGTCGCATCCACGATTTCGGTGGTCGAACCGACAGGCTCGGAGACCTTGGTGTTCGTGCGCTTCGGCGAGGGCGAGATGGTGGCGCTGTTCCGCGAGCGCCACGACTTCAAACCGGGCGATACGTTGAAACTCAGGCCGCGGCTCGACCACGTCCATCTCTTCGATGCGGGGACCGGCAAGCGCCTTTAG
- a CDS encoding aldo/keto reductase: MKTRHFDRIGNGGITFTELGFGTAPLGNLYRAVSDEDANATLEAAWETGCRYFDTAPLYGLGLSETRLNPFLRGKKRDDYVLSSKVGRLLRVSPADQRTGIGKFFETPSRREVYDYSYDGVMRSFEASLERLGVDRIDILYVHDVDIFTHGSKEASDRRIEEFMSSGYYALLSLRDQDVIKAFGGGINEWQVCQTLAERGDFDLFLLAGRYTLLEQEALATFLPLCEKRGIGIVLGGPYNSGILATGPKPGAFYNYTEAPQAVLDRVARIEAVCKRHGVRLIEAALQFPLQHPSVMSVIPGGQRPAEVESNRALLDVKIPAALWADLKQEGLMRADAPTG; encoded by the coding sequence ATGAAGACACGGCATTTCGACCGCATCGGCAATGGCGGCATCACCTTCACCGAGCTCGGCTTCGGCACCGCGCCGCTCGGCAATCTCTACCGCGCCGTCTCCGATGAGGATGCCAATGCCACGCTGGAGGCGGCATGGGAGACCGGCTGCCGCTACTTCGACACCGCTCCCCTCTATGGCCTCGGCCTCTCCGAAACCCGGCTCAATCCTTTCCTGCGCGGCAAGAAGCGTGACGACTATGTGCTGTCGAGCAAGGTCGGCCGCCTCTTGCGCGTCTCGCCGGCCGACCAGCGCACCGGTATCGGCAAGTTCTTCGAGACGCCCTCGCGCCGGGAAGTCTACGACTACAGCTATGACGGCGTGATGCGTTCCTTCGAGGCATCGCTGGAGCGTCTCGGCGTCGACCGCATCGACATCCTCTATGTGCACGATGTCGACATCTTCACCCACGGCAGCAAGGAGGCGTCGGACAGGCGCATCGAGGAGTTCATGTCCTCGGGCTATTACGCCCTGCTTTCGCTGCGCGACCAGGATGTGATCAAGGCCTTCGGCGGCGGCATCAACGAATGGCAGGTCTGCCAGACGCTCGCCGAGCGCGGCGATTTCGACCTGTTCCTGCTCGCCGGCCGTTACACGCTGCTCGAGCAGGAAGCGCTGGCTACCTTCCTGCCGCTCTGCGAGAAGCGCGGCATCGGCATCGTTCTCGGCGGCCCTTACAATTCCGGTATCCTGGCTACGGGACCGAAGCCGGGCGCTTTCTACAATTATACCGAGGCGCCGCAAGCCGTGCTCGACCGCGTGGCGCGCATAGAGGCGGTCTGCAAGCGCCATGGCGTGCGGCTGATCGAGGCAGCGCTCCAGTTCCCGCTGCAGCATCCTTCCGTGATGTCGGTGATCCCCGGCGGCCAGCGGCCAGCCGAGGTCGAAAGCAATCGCGCGCTGCTCGATGTCAAGATCCCGGCGGCCTTGTGGGCGGATCTCAAGCAGGAAGGCCTTATGCGCGCCGACGCGCCGACCGGCTGA
- a CDS encoding carbohydrate ABC transporter permease, whose product MSVQTTEYTVSEIRSPAAFITSRVFIYGALVFWSFVCLFPIYWTITTSFKSAVDVTQGHLIPFIDFQPDWKGWRSLGLSPDSIFQTSTVRDEFLKRFMNSVITSVGASSLAIVIGSLAAYGLTRYRYKFAWFKNEDISFFFLSQLILPPVVLALPFLVLYREVALLDTRIGLVLLYTLMVLPIVIWIMRDQFNSIPVELEEAALVDGLSIWGAFFRIVMPIALPGMVAAFILAMVLCWNEYFFAALLTSTDAKTIPVMVASQTGSQGINWWSMAALATAAIAPLAIIGIALERYLIMGMTAGSVK is encoded by the coding sequence ATGAGCGTCCAGACCACCGAATACACCGTTTCCGAGATCCGCTCGCCGGCCGCCTTCATCACCAGCCGCGTCTTCATCTATGGCGCGCTGGTGTTCTGGTCCTTCGTCTGCCTGTTCCCGATCTACTGGACGATCACCACCTCGTTCAAATCGGCCGTCGATGTCACGCAAGGCCACCTCATCCCCTTCATCGACTTCCAGCCCGACTGGAAAGGCTGGCGCTCGCTCGGCCTATCGCCGGATTCGATCTTCCAGACCTCGACCGTGCGCGACGAATTCCTCAAGCGCTTCATGAACTCGGTCATCACCTCGGTCGGCGCATCCAGCCTTGCCATCGTCATCGGCAGCCTCGCCGCCTATGGCCTCACCCGCTATCGCTACAAGTTCGCGTGGTTCAAGAACGAGGACATCTCCTTCTTCTTCCTGTCGCAGCTCATCCTGCCGCCGGTCGTGCTGGCGCTGCCCTTCCTGGTGCTTTACCGCGAGGTGGCCCTGCTCGACACGCGCATCGGGCTCGTGCTCCTCTACACGCTGATGGTCTTGCCGATCGTCATCTGGATCATGCGCGACCAGTTCAACTCCATTCCCGTCGAACTCGAGGAGGCAGCACTCGTCGACGGCCTGTCGATCTGGGGCGCGTTCTTCCGCATCGTCATGCCGATCGCGCTGCCCGGCATGGTCGCCGCCTTCATCCTGGCGATGGTGCTCTGCTGGAACGAATATTTCTTCGCCGCGCTGCTCACCTCGACGGATGCCAAGACCATCCCCGTGATGGTGGCGAGCCAGACCGGCTCGCAAGGCATCAACTGGTGGTCGATGGCAGCCCTTGCCACGGCAGCCATCGCACCGCTGGCGATCATCGGCATCGCGCTCGAACGTTATCTGATCATGGGCATGACAGCCGGTTCGGTGAAGTAG
- a CDS encoding sugar ABC transporter substrate-binding protein — protein sequence MRVDLYEKLVRAGVTRRDVLKGAASMAALAAASGAGLGALTKPAAAADDLRAKILQIPGVGKGQPTDADFQKVGELCLEATKANVKEGEFAGVELTFMGLNNQNLHNVLFRGFLKPWEAYTGAKISWIDLAQADYNARLQQSIATKTVDFDIIEMGAPFEGDVCGKGLTSEMPDWVKKQIDMDDLVNYLKPPVGTWDGKQYRVTIDGDTHNFNYRTDVFSDSELAAAWKADGGDKAGMAEWGVPKTWQQVQAVTKFLKGKQFKGQDVYGYLDAPKPWGGFGFYFLGSRASAYAKHPDDKAWLFDADTMKPRINNPAWVRAIQDVIDALPSEPPDQINADPNTTGFQQFLAGTGSMIPWWGDIGSNVKTNDSSVIGDVTGFSILPGSDDVYNSKTGKWDKLASGPNYAPNCAYLGWGVYVMARVDSDEKKKKAAWSAAAHLGGKDLSLWCAAYPSGFQPYRNSHFNIPEWVAAGYDEAFITSYLKSEGDSYNHPNAAIEPRIPGIFQYYSAAEDILANTFAGKMKAQEGADAIAAAWEKLTDQIGRENQIKLYKASLGM from the coding sequence ATGAGAGTCGATCTTTACGAAAAACTGGTGCGAGCCGGGGTGACCCGCCGCGATGTGCTGAAAGGCGCGGCCAGCATGGCGGCACTTGCCGCGGCGTCCGGCGCCGGGCTCGGCGCGCTGACCAAACCGGCCGCCGCCGCGGATGATCTGCGCGCGAAAATCCTGCAGATCCCGGGCGTCGGCAAAGGCCAGCCGACGGACGCCGACTTCCAGAAAGTCGGCGAGCTTTGCCTGGAAGCGACCAAGGCCAACGTCAAGGAAGGTGAATTCGCCGGCGTCGAGCTCACCTTCATGGGCCTCAACAATCAGAACCTGCACAACGTGCTGTTCCGTGGCTTCCTGAAGCCGTGGGAGGCCTATACCGGCGCCAAGATCAGCTGGATCGACCTTGCCCAGGCCGATTACAACGCCCGTCTGCAGCAGTCGATTGCAACCAAGACCGTCGATTTCGACATCATCGAGATGGGTGCGCCCTTCGAAGGCGACGTCTGCGGCAAGGGCCTCACCTCGGAGATGCCCGACTGGGTCAAGAAGCAGATCGACATGGACGATCTCGTCAACTACCTGAAGCCGCCGGTCGGCACCTGGGACGGCAAGCAATACCGCGTGACCATCGACGGCGACACGCACAACTTCAACTACCGCACCGACGTGTTCTCCGACTCCGAGCTGGCGGCAGCCTGGAAAGCCGACGGCGGCGACAAGGCAGGCATGGCCGAATGGGGCGTGCCGAAGACTTGGCAGCAGGTGCAGGCCGTCACCAAGTTCCTCAAGGGCAAGCAGTTCAAGGGCCAGGACGTCTATGGCTACCTCGACGCGCCCAAGCCCTGGGGCGGCTTCGGCTTCTACTTCCTCGGCAGCCGCGCCTCGGCCTATGCCAAGCACCCCGACGACAAGGCTTGGCTGTTCGATGCCGACACGATGAAGCCGCGCATCAACAATCCGGCCTGGGTGCGGGCCATCCAGGACGTGATCGACGCCCTGCCCTCGGAGCCGCCGGACCAGATCAACGCCGATCCGAACACCACCGGCTTCCAGCAGTTTCTGGCCGGCACCGGCTCGATGATCCCCTGGTGGGGCGACATCGGCTCCAACGTCAAGACCAACGACTCCTCGGTCATCGGCGACGTCACCGGCTTCTCGATCCTGCCGGGCTCGGACGATGTCTACAATTCCAAGACCGGCAAGTGGGACAAGCTGGCCAGCGGCCCGAACTATGCGCCGAACTGCGCCTATCTCGGCTGGGGCGTCTATGTCATGGCCCGCGTCGACAGCGACGAGAAGAAGAAGAAGGCGGCGTGGTCGGCGGCGGCCCATCTCGGCGGCAAGGATCTGTCGCTGTGGTGCGCGGCCTATCCTTCCGGCTTCCAGCCCTATCGCAACTCCCATTTCAACATTCCGGAATGGGTGGCGGCCGGCTATGACGAGGCCTTCATCACCTCGTATCTGAAGTCGGAGGGCGACTCCTACAACCATCCGAACGCCGCGATCGAGCCGCGCATCCCCGGCATCTTCCAGTATTACAGCGCCGCCGAGGACATCCTGGCCAACACCTTCGCCGGCAAGATGAAGGCGCAGGAAGGCGCAGATGCCATCGCCGCCGCCTGGGAGAAGCTGACCGACCAGATCGGACGCGAGAACCAGATCAAGCTCTACAAAGCCTCGCTCGGCATGTAG